gttgcagccgCACCACATCTACTCGTACGTGCTGCCGGCAGTCAGCCACATAGCAGCCTGAATGGGCCACATTTGAGTTTGAAAATCGAGGGCAAAGAGCTCCGCATGCACCGGATTCATGCGAGAAGTAAGAACCTTTAGTTCTAGGTAtaaaaaaagttgaaaaacccaaaaaaaaaactaaaaacaaaacaaaaatgcaaaaagaagTTAATTTATATGTGACAGACCCCGTTAAACCCAGTTTAGTGAAATTTTTCGACAGGCAACAAAAAGATTTGTagtgaaaaccaaaaacggGATAAACTTGTagtaaaatatacaatttaccATAGATCGAAGCTGAGCGAACTACTTAACTACTTAAGTTAGTTGCAATACAGCGGAAATCCCCCTATAAACgaatacacatatatacataaaccaatatatatatatatatatatatatatatagtatatatagcaAGCTGATCGagaatttgtttgttattgATTATCcttttaatgtatttttgtggcttgatgaattgattttgttaaaagtttttgtttgagAAATGTTGCGTTCTCTTAGTGTTACTTCCCCCTCATTCAAACCCGAACCTAACCGACTTTTAACACAAGGAATTGAGACACGAAATTCGTATATTAAtcttattatttcttatttttcgaTATATCCAACAGCGTAAGGGAATAAATTATGAACAAATTATAGGAAGGAAGAAAAGTATATAATTATAGCTTAACCGAATGTGCCCTTTAAATAGCTCTCTTTTTAGAATTATGAGAAGTAATatgaaacaaaaccaaaagaaaacaatttaaacgTATGCATTAATGTAATAATTGTATAACTAGTAAGgtaaattttcaaaatgttaCTCAACAAGAAAATTCTACAAAACAACCACAACGAGTAGTCAAAGTCATcgtataaatttaaatttatattgagGAATACTGAAAGCTGGTttcgaaatttatttgttacaaacgtaagcataacaaaatttaaatgtgaatttcaaatttaccCGATAGGACATATCGACGATATGGGATGAACGTTGCACGTGCGCTGTAGTGAAGCAAAGACTcaaaaaaaacgttttttaaGAAACAAGAAATGCTGAAACTGGCACAGGACACTCCAAACTTTCCGCCCAGAACCATATGTTTTCTTTCGCCACTTTTGGTTGAGCATTTTCTGCGTTTCCCCTACAAAGACTTGAACTTTACTAGAGGCCCCAGTCTGCAGGACTCCATCTACCTAATGAGAAACTATTCCTAACCAACTTTCGAAATGCTAGAACAATCAAATCACATTTCTTGCTAAACCAACGATCGATTTAGTGGGGGGAGGGCGCAGAACGAGATCGGGTAAGAAGGATCGAATATCGGATACCATGTGAGGGTGGGGAGAGTGTTTAAGAGGTAGCAGCAAACAAGGACgagtaaataaaatcaatgGCATATCATCTTACGTAGCAAAGCATAAGTcgagtgtgtctgtgtgactACAGAAAGGACGAAGACAAATTCTATTGTAACTAAACGCAAGAACACAGCAGAAACCAACtacaattaattataaaataacaacTAACAACTATATATAGTTAAAgacgaaaacaaattgtaaGCAAGCTTTTTACAACATAATTTTCGAATAATTTTCGAAATAGTTCGTTCAGCCTTGTTTAAACcaatataagtatatataatatatatacagataaaatctttaaattttaCCAAAGTTGTCCTTACTAATTAAACAAGTTATGTTAACCAATTCACACACTATTTGTTGaacaaaaacagaagaaaCCCACAAGTAAATCAACTAATTTTACACGTTTTTAAAGCTTAGTTTAGGGTAAACGTGACTAGACATACCAAAGGCATAtttgaaacaaaaaccacaatTGTTAGaaggaaatgtgaaaaagaGAAACATTAACTAATTGGTACTGTTTTATCCCTTTTCTAcaaaatttttctttaaatatttaattatttaatttcccGTCTAACTTTAGTCGAATGTAAAATGCATATTCCGTCCAATTACATTTCGTGCTTTCCTCTTGCCCAAAAATATCATCTCTTCGCCAGCACCGCGTTGGTTTTAGAGGCATCATCATTCGGAGTTAAGAACAGAGGTCTACTTATAAGTCTTTATcctaacacacacacacgcacacgctcACCACAAAGACAAGTAAATTAGTTAAAGTTTTAGCGCGTAAGCAAGgaaatgtttaattatacataatataCTAATGCATATCATAAAATTGCGCCTTTCAAAacgattaaaaaaaaaaaaaaaccagaagcCCGAcgatgaaaaataaaaatatttacaactACAAATAagcataaataacaaaacaaaaatcgataGATGCTAAAGTACgaaacaaatattttcgaaattaattttaagcgCCTAAGTGTGGTCGATgagcccaaaagtatgcaacaaaagcaatggAAGTACGCAtaagtgtgtgagtgtgccagtgtgtgtgtgtgcatctGGGAAAATCTTGTGCAATTTTCATTGAAGATAGGAAGCGATAGGAGTAGGGAAAACCAGCGCGTCGGCAAGGTTGTTCAGTCCCCACCCCCTAAAAAAACCATTTCGAGGCTTGAATTCCAGACATTCTTTAATCTAAATTTCATAGCTCTATATACATCTAGATTTTACAAATCTGCAGCAGGCAAATATTAAACTAAAAATTGGTAATATCTCGAAAACACCAGAGGATGAAAATCTAGCTCGTAAAGGATAAACTAGAGAAAGATAAAATGaatgaaagaaaaactaaactaaacaatATGAATTATGGGAACATTATATGAATATACATACTcatatattaaaacatttttgaaagaAACGAAAACCTATTAATTAcaaaggaaaaaaattataacaaataCATATCAGCAAACGGATAAAGAACAAAATAAGAAGAAACTTTTACAAGAAACATTATTAAGGAACATAAAGCCGATATGTTTTGATGTggtttttaaacttttaaacatTGTAAGCGCAAAAAGGCAGAAAGCAGTTACCAAAAATATGGGGGAAGCAAGCATAACTGATTGAAAGCTTAGTAATAGATTAGGGAACTACTTACAAAATGCTAGCTATATGCTTACCTAGTAATGTCATATCTACATACGTGGCAGCAGTAATAGAAAGACAGTAACAGTAACAGTAACCGTAACagttaaaataacaataaatcaGTAACAATAAATACCCTCCTCtattgtatttattgtattatgGCTATAATTTATGTCTCGAAAATACTTTCGTTGCGTACttgattgatttttgtttagtttaaGTTGCCCCCTCCCCAAAAGTTGCCTTATGTTTgcctaaaaaataaaattacaatcAATACATACTAATTTCTAagtaatttatatgtatatgtatggtATACCTCTATGATAAACccttatataaatatacttatatCATTTGTGTAGCCTTAACTTAGAACTTTTCAATTGACGGTATTAATTACGCATAATAAAACCTTATATTTTGTTCGTTAAACAAACCCATTATTGTTTCATTGATttcccactcacacacaagcGAAAAACCTTTGAAGAATCGAATTTTGAATTAGTGAACATTTTTGCaagcaaattaaaaccaaCTATACAATTacacatattatatatatggtacatatacatatgtatgcatcTCTCCCCACTTGAAGTTTTGAGTCATTTGCGGGAGAGCCAACTAGAAGGCATTAACCAGACAGGTCTGAGAAAATCGCAGTACATTTGTAATACTTAAGTACTATgcatatctatatctatatacagACGGACATATGTATAGTATCTTTAGAGGGTTAAGTAGGAAGGGAAAATGATATtgaatattgaaaatatcaagGCAGAGCGGTATCGACACACATACCGGCAGATAAATGAAGATAACACAAGTCAAAACATATCAAACTCGTGCCCgattaaaactatatatacacatatatatacacaatatatattaatgaGAAGCAGCCACGAATTAGGCGCAGCAAATTTCAAAGGTAACAAAGAAGGAAAAtgataaaattattaaatataccGAAAGTCTAAcgggaaatgcaattttatttgcataactCAACAGTTGGGTCTACTTTTATCCGTAAATATACGAACATAAtgattaatattaattgaGATATTAAAACTACAagaaatggcaaatatttgtctATTTTGAGGCtcatttatttaacattttcgcGAAACCAAGTACGACTTTCTTTTTCAAATCGAATAAGATCTTTTGCTAATAttgtaaaaaacaaattgatttttcaagcaaatgaaaacaaaatcgtatagctaaatattattataaaacttACATAGAGCAGAAACAAaactcgtatatatataaatataaatatcagCCTTgttctttatatatatatttgaaaaccaaaaaagaaaaaaaattaaaaaccatacaaaatattaataaattattaacaactataaaaaaattgatacaaaaacataaaaaatatttagcgAAAATATTGTATTGTGAGTTTAAATGTATTGTTGCAtacgaaaccaaaaaaaaagaaactacaTAACAAATCGGTACACCTAAGTTAAATGTAAATCCAAATGGCAATACCAACCGATTGGCAGTGAATCTCGATTAACAAGAAAAGAACAGAACACAGAATTGAACAGAATAGAACCGACAGATCAAATCAGATCAGAGGAAATCCGAAACAGAATGAAAGATGAAGCAATTTTTCACAGACAGCCACCAGCGATAAGAACTAACGAagttgaattcaattaaattaccAAGCAGATTATTTCCAGTATAATTCAATAATAGCAGATGGGCTCGCCCGCAAgacaaattatacaatttgATAACGATAATATTTTCATGCGATCACGATCGAGGAGAAAAGCACAAACGATATGCCCTGCTATGCAAAGGGTAGCGGAGCAACAAATCGCAGTTTTCAGCAGGCgacaaattattataatataatacgaataataaataaaaactttaacaATTGTTTTGTGTAATTGTAAAGAACTGGAATTCTTTTGCCGCCAGATGGATGGGGTGACTCGCACAGGTAGGTATTTATAATGGGATTGAGATAGGAAAATATCACTGTGAATTACTTAATTATTAGGGTATAATATATTCGTTAAAGCATTTTGAGATGCTTGGCTTATCAGCAAACTCTCTGCTCGACTGATCTGTGGCAATAAGTGGCTGACCCCTCAGATAGCAGACAACTTGGCGATAAGTTGGGTAAAAACCCACGCACGCACTATTTACAAATCCAACTGCTAGATAAATTAGGCAAACAGCAAGGACCTCAGCTTCCATAAGATTCAACCTTCCTACCTGGGGAAGAAATCCGAAAAAATTGAGAAAGATTTCTCCCTGCATTTGAGACACCCTATATGAGCACAGACGTTTATTCGATTAGCTTCGTTGTCCCTCATTTAGTGGTTTTTCAGCCGAGCAACTTGAAGGTTGTACAATGCGATCTCTGTGTTTCGTTTTACTGATCGTTTGGCTTCTCTGCCAAACCGAAGCCAAATCTAAGGTTTCCTGTAAGGATGAAGTGGGAAACGATGTAGATTGGTGAGTAACCGGTTGAAAGattgaacaaaaataaataaagttctTAAGTAAGGTATTTGCATTACTAAATATGTTTGCTAATTAGCAAGTTTCTTAAAACTATTGCCTTTGTTTGTCCCATTCCTTTGAAGTCGCTGTTTGCATATCATTAACAATTTGCAAACacaacatatttaaattatttatatacagTGTTATAATGAGATTATTCTAAACGAAAAgggaacaacaaatttaatataatgAGTTCAGTTTCAACggagaaaacaaattaaaaagtaattactatttttttgtttaccaaaGGAAAGCATTATGTAGTTTTTGAATAGTAAATTACGGTAACTGGAATAGGTACACTTTAGTAtgagtttttatacccgttactcgtagagtaaaagggtatactagattcgttgaaaagtatgtaacaagcaaaaggaagcgtttccgaccatataaagtatatatattcttgatcaggatcagtagccgagtcgatctggccatgtccgtctgtccgtccgtctgtctgtccgtctgtccgtatgaacgtcgagatctcagaaactacaaaagctagaaagttgagattaagtatacagactccagggacatagacgcagcgcaagtttatcgattcatgttaccacgcccactctaacgcccacaaaccgcccaaagctgccacgcccacacttttgaaaaatgttttgatattttttcatttttgtattggtcttgtaaattgctatcgatttgccaaaaaactttttgccacgcccactttaccgcccacaaaccgcccaaagttgctacgcccacacttttgaaaaatgttttgatattttttcatttttgtattaatcttgtaaatttctatcgatttgccaaaaaactttctgccacgcccactataacgcctacaaaccgccaaaaactgtgtttaagactctccaTCTCCCTTACACTagatgagtaacgggtatcagatagtcggggaactcgactatagcgttccctCTTGTTGAAAATTAGTTCAAAACTagtaaataaactttaaaatttaaaagtttctTGATACGTCTTTCTATTGCTTTTTAAACAATGTTTTCAACTGTTTCTAATTTTTGtgatacatttttaaaatacgtAATTCTTCTCATTTTTAGGTGGCACCTTTACAAGTTGCCCAAGCACTACCAGCACAACGATCTGGGCAAGGACACCACTGGCTTGAAGTACCTGTTCGTGACCAGCCAGAGCTACGACACCTGGCAGATGTCGGGAAAATTCATAAGTGACCCTCTATCGCTGCCAGCCCAGACCCTCAACCCCTTAAACGCCGATTCCAGCCACACGCTGCTGGCCGCCTACAACGATCAGCAGCCGAATGGCACTGTGTTCAGCAGTGGAGGTCACGCCAAAGGGGTGGTGGCCAGTGACGGGGAGACGGCTATTTGGATTGTCCACTCGGTGCCCAAGTATCCCACGGTTCCGGACTACACCTACCCCACTTCCGGCGAGCAGTACGCACAGAGCATGCTCTGCATCACGCTGAAGGCCGAGGATCTGGAGAAGGTGGGTGAGATCCTGGTGTACAATGAGCCGCACTTCTACTACCAACGAAACCCGCTCGTTAGTCGCTCCGATGAAATGTTCCCGAGCCTGGAAAGAGCTCTGCATGGTCAGTGGCGCACGGAATCGCCGTTCCAGAAGGACGTAGAGCTGCGGAGCTTAGGCGGCAAGAAGTTCCGGTTGTTCGGAAAGAGTGGACGTGCCAATGTGGAGCTGTACGCCGATGTGGTGGCCCCCACTCTGGATGTCAGTCTCTTCGTGGAGGCGTGGCGCGATGGCGCCGGCAATCTACCGAATAGCTGCGACAAGTCCGACAAGGTCCTCAACGTGGAGTCCATTTCCAATCTGCAGCTATCGGTGGACTTCA
This genomic stretch from Drosophila yakuba strain Tai18E2 chromosome 3R, Prin_Dyak_Tai18E2_2.1, whole genome shotgun sequence harbors:
- the LOC6535496 gene encoding plancitoxin-1, with protein sequence MRSLCFVLLIVWLLCQTEAKSKVSCKDEVGNDVDWWHLYKLPKHYQHNDLGKDTTGLKYLFVTSQSYDTWQMSGKFISDPLSLPAQTLNPLNADSSHTLLAAYNDQQPNGTVFSSGGHAKGVVASDGETAIWIVHSVPKYPTVPDYTYPTSGEQYAQSMLCITLKAEDLEKVGEILVYNEPHFYYQRNPLVSRSDEMFPSLERALHGQWRTESPFQKDVELRSLGGKKFRLFGKSGRANVELYADVVAPTLDVSLFVEAWRDGAGNLPNSCDKSDKVLNVESISNLQLSVDFRTTQDHSKWAVSRPTGILIYHWRVGGGDWICVGDINRQQGQLQRGGGTVCHKSSRVSNLYRQLVANYDKCAEQE